The genome window TCAGCTGTCTGGGGTCGCCTATCATGAGGGCCTCTATTCCCATGATGCTGTCCTGAAGGGCCACATCATTATCAAGCCAAAATTCAATCTCCCTCCGCCATCCGGGCATGTTGTATCTGTTGAGAACCTTCAGATCCACTATGGAGACGGGAACTTCCTTTTGAATCCTTCCGAATCTCCTCTTGAAAATCACCACCGGATGATACCCCGTCGAAGGGTTGAGACGGGAGACCGGGATTTCACTCACCTTACGAAGGGCCAGCAACGCACTCCGAATCTTTGGAACGTCATCTTTAACGAATTTTGAGCCGAGGTCTTCCAGCAGTATCCTAAGCCTCTCCTCGCTGACCATGCACCACACCAGAATAGATATAAAAAGAAGGGATTAAAAACCTCACTCCGAGTCCTCGGCCGTGGACTCGCCCTTCTTCTCCTCGGCCGCCTTGGTCTTCTTCTTGCTGGTGGTCTTCTTGGTCGTCGTTCTCCTGGTCTTTCTGCCCTTGGTGCTCTTTCTGGTGGTGCTCTTCCGGGTGGTCTTCTTTTTGGCCTTCTTCTCGGTCTCTTCCTTCTTCTCTGCTGCCTCGGTCTCCTCGGCCTTTTCACTGGAGGGCTCCTCGGCCTCCGTTACCTCCTTTTCCTCGACCGCGGTCTCGCCCTCATCGGTCTTCTCGACGAGCGGCTCGCTGACCTCCTCCTCGAGCTCCACAACTTCCTCGCCCTTCTCCTCGGGCGGCTTGAGGAGCTCGTCAACGCCCGGTTTGAAGTTGACCTCCTCGTAGCCGATGAACTTGAGGTCGCTCTCAAGGAGTATCTCGCCGAGGACAAGGGTGTTCTTGTCAAGCCCAGCGTTGCTGAAGTCCACGGTAACGTCCTTCTCTCCAACCTCAATGATGACCTTTCCGGGGTCCACCCGGGGCATGCGGAGCTCTATCAGGGCCTTGACTTTCTCTATTGGATCCTCAATCTTCTCAACAACCTCTGCCTCGTAGACGAGGTGCTTGCCGGCGTAGGGGTGGTTGAAATCAACCCTCACGCGGCCGCCGCTGACGGTGAGGACGCGGCCCTTGAGCTTCCTTCCGCTCTCAGTCTCTATCTCAACCGGCATTCCCGGGAACGGGTAGATGCCCTGTCTCCTGAACTGGCCGAGGGTGAAGGTCTTGATGAGCTTGGGGTCGCGCTTTCCAAAGCCCTTCTCGGGCGGAACTATTATCTCGTACTTCTTTCCGACCTCGAGGCCATCAAGCTGCTCGTCGAGGCCGCCGAGGACGTGACCGGCGCCG of Thermococcus sp. JdF3 contains these proteins:
- a CDS encoding peptidylprolyl isomerase: MMKVQKGDVIRLHYTGKVKETGEVFDTTYEEVAKEAGIYNENGIYGPVPIAVGAGHVLGGLDEQLDGLEVGKKYEIIVPPEKGFGKRDPKLIKTFTLGQFRRQGIYPFPGMPVEIETESGRKLKGRVLTVSGGRVRVDFNHPYAGKHLVYEAEVVEKIEDPIEKVKALIELRMPRVDPGKVIIEVGEKDVTVDFSNAGLDKNTLVLGEILLESDLKFIGYEEVNFKPGVDELLKPPEEKGEEVVELEEEVSEPLVEKTDEGETAVEEKEVTEAEEPSSEKAEETEAAEKKEETEKKAKKKTTRKSTTRKSTKGRKTRRTTTKKTTSKKKTKAAEEKKGESTAEDSE